One segment of Brassica napus cultivar Da-Ae chromosome C3, Da-Ae, whole genome shotgun sequence DNA contains the following:
- the LOC106405912 gene encoding RRP12-like protein, with translation MEPLCLDVETNMYLPHSEPDLPVSQDFGEFMLSRLSQSKRPDHKHLSAVIEELSKTLAEGNHSQTPVAYFAATCSSLDSLLSSDSEPSLDVVQPHVVILSLVFPKVSAGVLKRNGLALRLVLSVLRLRSATPECLVSALKCLVHLLTTVESMSGNEVSESYSILLNFVTHSDGKVRKLASSCLRDVLVKSSGTKAWQSLSGTIAELFQKYLDLAHKSEARSAEGAQQVLYILSALKECLALMSKKHIATVIDGFKILLITRDAFIARPVIDSLNALCLNTASEVPVEALVEVLYHAAVLFSAPETSADAMTSTARLLKVGMMRAFNLNRDICVVKLPGVFNGLKDIIASEHEEAIFAATDALKSLINSCIDESLIRESVNGIRNSNLEARKSSPTVIEKLCATVESLLDYKYHAVWDMAFQVVSTMFDKLGEDASYFMRKTLEDLSDMKDLPDEDFPYTKQLHECVGSALGAMGPETFLNIVRLNLEASDLSEVNVWLFPILKQYTVGGRLSFFTEYISRMIETMSQKAQQLKLQGLTSASRSVDSLVYSLWAMLPSFCNYPVDTAESFADLGRILCGALQSQAETRGIICASLNILIQQNKEVVEGKEMPVSDASPAMVRASGRYNSDIAAANLKVLRSCAPKLLDVLSRIFHESSKDDGGSVQSAIGNLASIAEKKTVSKLLFKTLRELLEATKTAIAQDESSASGMDVDNIADKNSSSNLRARLFDLLVSLLPGLDGQEVDTVFSSLKPAMQDPKGKIQKKAYKVLSVILKSSDGFVSKHLEELLELMHNICHVSAKRHKLDCLYFLLAHASKTDDLKARKDIVSSFLPEVILALKEVNKKTRSRAYDVLVQIGHAYADEENGGDNEKLHGYFNLVVGCLAGEKPQMISAAVKGVARLTYEFSDLIASAYNLLPSTFLLLQRRNKEITKANLGLLKVLVAKSPVEGLHANLKSMVEGLLKWPEGTKNLFKAKVRLLLEMLIKKCGTEAVKSVMPEEHMKLLTNIRKVKERKEKKYAAASEMSRSQHSKETSSKVSRWNDTKIFSDFDDEDEDSDGDYMDGETHGRSKASSLLKSKASALRSKKSQRQSHLEVNESDDEPLDLMDRYKTRSALRSSELRKKRKADSDEEAEFDEEGRLIIQEGGKGKRKEISDPDSDAKSSKGSRFSANTSKKNQKRMKTSESGYAYTGKEYASKKASGDLKRKDKLEPYAYWPLDRKMMSRRPDQRAVAVRGMSSVVKLTKRLEGKSSAEALAATKFQKFKRSGHKKSAGKKKSK, from the exons ATGGAGCCATTGTGTCTTGACGTTGAAACCAACATGTACCTCCCACACTCAGAACCAGACCTGCCTGTTTCTCAAGACTTTGGGGAGTTCATGCTCTCTCGCTTATCTCAGTCAAAACGACCAGACCATAAACATCTATCCGCTGTAATCGAGGAGCTGTCAAAGACTCTAGCGGAAGGTAACCACAGTCAAACACCTGTGGCTTACTTCGCCGCCACGTGTAGCTCCCTAGACAGCCTCTTGTCTTCAGATTCTGAGCCATCTCTGGATGTCGTCCAGCCACACGTTGTCATCCTCTCCCTTGTGTTCCCTAAAGTCTCAGCCGGAGTGCTGAAGAGGAACGGTTTGGCTTTGCGTCTCGTCCTCAGCGTTCTGCGTCTGAGATCAGCAACTCCTGAGTGCTTGGTCTCGGCGTTGAAGTGTTTGGTTCATCTCCTCACTACCGTTGAGTCAATGTCAGGGAACGAAGTCTCTGAGTCCTACAGCATTTTGCTGAACTTCGTTACTCATTCAGATGGAAAGGTGAGAAAGCTAGCGAGCTCCTGTCTCCGTGATGTCCTGGTGAAGTCCTCTGGTACAAAGGCATGGCAATCACTCAGTGGCACCATTGCAGAACTGTTCCAAAAATATTTAGACCTCGCTCATAAATCTGAAGCGCGTTCTGCTGAAGGAGCTCAGCAAGTGCTCTACATTCTCAGCGCTCTAAAAGAGTGCTTGGCCTTGATGTCCAAAAAGCATATTGCTACTGTGATTGATGGGTTTAAGATACTGCTGATTACGCGCGATGCGTTTATTGCAAGGCCGGTGATAGACTCTTTGAATGCGCTTTGTCTCAACACAGCCTCTGAGGTTCCTGTTGAGGCGCTGGTGGAAGTGTTGTATCATGCTGCTGTTCTGTTCTCGGCGCCTGAAACATCTGCTGATGCTATGACCTCCACAGCACGTTTGCTGAAAGTTGGGATGATGAGGGCTTTTAACCTTAATAGAGATATTTGCGTGGTTAAGCTTCCTGGTGTGTTCAATGGTCTGAAAG ATATTATTGCATCTGAACACGAGGAGGCAATCTTTGCAGCAACAGATGCGTTGAAGAGTTTGATAAACTCGTGCATCGATGAGAGTTTGATCAGAGAAAGCGTCAACGGGATCCGGAATTCAAACTTGGAGGCAAGGAAGTCTAGTCCAACAGTCATTGAAAAACTGTGTGCAACAGTTGAAAGCTTGCTTGATTACAAGTACCATGCAGTCTGGGACATGGCTTTTCAAGTAGTTTCGACCATGTTCGATAAATTAG GCGAAGATGCTTCATACTTTATGAGGAAGACCCTGGAGGACTTATCAGATATGAAAGATTTACCTGATGAAGACTTTCCTTATACGAAGCAG TTGCATGAGTGTGTAGGATCAGCCCTTGGTGCTATGGGACCtgaaacatttttaaacattGTGCGTTTAAACCTTGAGGCGAGTGATCTGTCTGAGGTAAACGTTTGGCTCTTCCCAATCCTGAAGCAGTATACTGTGGGAGGACGGCTAAGTTTCTTCACAGAGTACATCTCTAGAATGATCGAAACAATGAGCCAGAAAGCTCAACAG CTCAAGCTACAAGGTCTTACTTCAGCTTCTAGGAGTGTGGACTCTCTTGTATATTCATTATGGGCTATGTTACCTTCATTTTGCAACTATCCTGTGGATACAGCGGAGAGTTTTGCGGATCTGGGGCGAATACTGTGTGGAGCTCTTCAATCACAGGCTGAAACTCGTGGAATTATATGCGCCAGTTTGAATATCCTAATTCAACAAAATAAGGAAGTTGTGGAGGGTAAAGAAATGCCTGTCAGTGATGCAAGTCCTGCTATGGTACGAGCTAGTGGTCGTTATAATTCAGACATTGCGGCAGCTAATTTGAAAGTTCTGCGGTCGTGTGCTCCTAAGTTATTGGATGTTTTATCAAGGATATTTCATGAATCTAGCAAAGATGATGGCGGTTCTGTTCAG TCTGCGATAGGGAACTTGGCGTCCATTGCGGAGAAAAAGACTGTTTCAAAGCTACTCTTCAAGACACTGCGAGAGCTTTTAGAGGCTACTAAAACTGCTATTGCACAAGATGAAAGCTCTGCTAGTGGGATGGACGTGGATAATATCGCAGACAAAAATTCTTCTTCCAACCTTAG GGCAAGGTTGTTTGATCTGCTAGTTTCTCTTTTACCTGGTTTGGATGGTCAAGAAGTAGATACTGTATTCAGTTCTCTGAAGCCTGCAATGCAG GATCCCAAGGgcaaaattcaaaagaaagCGTACAAAGTTCTTTCAGTTATCTTGAAG AGTTCTGATGGATTTGTTTCAAAACATCTCGAGGAGTTGCTTGAGCTGATGCACAATATATGCCACGTCTCTGCCAAGCGCCATAAACTTGATTGTTTGTACTTCCTGTTGGCTCATGCATCAAAGACT GATGATTTGAAGGCGAGAAAGGACATTGTTTCTTCATTTCTACCCGAAGTTATACTTGCTTTAAAAGAG GTgaataaaaaaacaagaagCAGAGCCTATGACGTACTTGTTCAGATTGGGCATGCATATGCAGACGAGGAAAACGGTGGAGACAATGAGAAACTACATGGTTACTTCAATTTG GTGGTTGGTTGCTTGGCTGGAGAAAAACCTCAGATGATTAGTGCTGCTGTTAAGGGAGTAGCTCGTTTGACATATGAGTTCTCTGATCTCATTGCTAGTGCTTACAATTTGCTTCCTTCAACATTTCTTCTCCTCCAAAGAAGAAATAAGGAAATCACAAAA GCAAATTTAGGTTTGTTGAAGGTGTTGGTGGCTAAGTCACCCGTTGAAGGACTACACGCAAACTTAAAGAGCATGGTCGAAGGCTTGCTGAAATGGCCTGAAGGAACCAAAAACCTTTTCAAAGCGAAG GTGAGGCTTCTATTGGAGATGCTAATCAAGAAATGTGGCACGGAGGCTGTTAAGTCTGTGATGCCTGAAGAACATATGAAGCTCCTGACAAACATCCGAAAG GTCAAGGAGCGTAAAGAGAAAAAATATGCAGCTGCCTCTGAGATGAGTAGATCACAGCATTCAAAAGAAACTTCATCAAA GGTCAGCCGGTGGAATGATACCAAGatattttctgattttgatGATGAAGACGAGGACAGCGATGGAGACTACATGGATGGGGAGACGCATGGCCGTAGCAAGGCTTCCTCTTTGTTGAAATCTAAAGCATCTGCTTTGAG ATCAAAGAAGAGTCAGAGGCAGAGTCATCTTGAAGTTAACGAGTCAGATGATGAACCACTTGACTTAATGGATCGATACAAAACAAGATCAGCTCTTCGATCAAGTGAGCTTCGCAAAAAACGGAAAGCTGACTCAGACGAAGAAGCAGAGTTTGATGAGGAAGGACGGCTAATCATCCAAGAAGGAGGGAAAGGTAAAAGAAAGGAAATCTCCGATCCAGATTCTGATGCCAAGAGCAGCAAAGGTAGCCGTTTCTCTGCAAACACATCCAAGAAGAACCAGAAGCGGATGAAGACATCAGAGTCAGGGTACGCTTACACAGGCAAAGAGTACGCAAGCAAAAAGGCAAGTGGAGATCTTAAGAGGAAAGATAAGCTTGAACCGTATGCGTATTGGCCACTTGATCGCAAGATGATGAGCCGTAGACCGGATCAGCGTGCGGTTGCGGTCAGAGGTATGTCTAGCGTGGTTAAGCTGACAAAGAGGTTGGAAGGCAAGAGCAGTGCGGAAGCACTTGCTGCCACTAAGTTCCAAAAATTCAAGAGGAGTGGTCATAAGAAATCGGCTGGGAAGAAGAAAAGCAAGTGA
- the LOC106406560 gene encoding protein DETOXIFICATION 15 — MQSERDEVLTLSWPLIGENEKSSSNGIKVEVKKQLWLAGPLIAVSLLQFCLQVISVMFVGHLGSLPLSAASVATSFASVTGFSFLIGTASALDTVCGQSYGGKMYGMLGIQMQRAMFVLTLYSIPLSIVWANTEHFLVFFGLDKSIAYLSGSYAKFMIPSIFAYGLLQCINRFLQAQNNVFPVVLCSGVTTCLHVILCWVLVLKSGLGFRGAAVANSISYWLNVILLACYVKFSPSCSLTWTGFSKEALRDIIPFMKLAIPSALMVCLEMWSFELLVLSSGLLPNPVLETSVLSICLNTSGTIWMIPFGLGGAASTRVSNELGAGNAKVAKRSVRVVLSIAILESTLVGSVMILIRKIWGFAYSSDPKVVTYVASMMPILAIGHLLDSVQSVFSGVARGCGWQKIGAFVNLGSYYFVGVPLGLLLGFHFHLGGRGLWLGIICALVIQGVSLSVITFFTNWEEEVKKATSRAEGAKDHAAENESIIVF; from the exons ATGCAGTCGGAGAGAGACGAGGTCTTGACGTTGTCATGGCCTCTCATCGGAGAAAACGAGAAGAGTAGTAGTAATGGTATAAAGGTAGAAGTGAAGAAACAGCTATGGCTTGCGGGTCCACTCATCGCAGTGAGTCTTCTTCAGTTTTGTCTGCAAGTAATCTCAGTCATGTTCGTCGGACATCTtggctctcttcctctctcagcCGCCTCCGTTGCCACATCCTTCGCCTCCGTCACCGGCTTCAGCTTCCTG ATTGGAACGGCAAGTGCTTTGGACACAGTTTGTGGCCAGTCATATGGAGGAAAAATGTACGGAATGTTAGGCATACAGATGCAAAGAGCAATGTTTGTTCTTACACTCTACTCTATTCCTCTCTCCATCGTTTGGGCCAACACAGAGCATTTCCTTGTCTTCTTCGGCCTAGACAAATCCATTGCATACCTCTCTGGCTCCTATGCAAAGTTCATGATCCCTAGCATCTTCGCCTATGGTCTTCTTCAATGTATCAACAGGTTTTTGCAGGCGCAGAACAATGTGTTTCCTGTGGTTTTATGTTCTGGAGTCACTACTTGTCTTCATGTGATCCTCTGTTGGGTCTTGGTGTTGAAAtctggtttagggtttagaggagCTGCTGTGGCCAATTCGATCTCGTATTGGCTTAATGTCATTCTCTTGGCATGTTATGTCAAGTTTTCGCCTTCTTGCTCACTGACCTGGactggtttctctaaggaggcTCTACGCGATATCATACCTTTTATGAAGCTAGCTATTCCCTCTGCACTTATGGTTTG CTTAGAGATGTGGTCCTTTGAACTTTTGGTTCTCTCGTCAGGACTTCTTCCGAACCCAGTTTTAGAAACTTCTGTCCTATCAATATG CCTTAATACATCAGGAACAATCTGGATGATCCCATTTGGCCTCGGTGGTGCTGCAAG CACAAGGGTGTCAAATGAGTTAGGAGCGGGGAACGCAAAAGTGGCTAAGCGTTCGGTTCGTGTGGTCTTGAGCATTGCAATCTTAGAAAGTACACTAGTTGGTTCGGTTATGATACTGATAAGGAAGATATGGGGATTTGCATACAGTAGTGACCCGAAAGTAGTCACATATGTAGCCTCGATGATGCCGATTCTCGCCATAGGCCACTTACTAGACAGCGTCCAAAGTGTTTTTTCAG GGGTTGCTAGAGGATGTGGATGGCAGAAGATAGGAGCTTTTGTCAATCTTGGATCATATTATTTTGTGGGAGTCCCGTTAGGCTTGTTACTTGGTTTTCACTTTCACCTCGGTGGTCGG gGGCTTTGGCTGGGAATCATATGTGCACTCGTCATCCAAGGTGTATCTCTTTCCGTCATCACCTTTTTCACAAATTGGGAAGAAGAG GTCAAGAAAGCTACAAGCAGAGCTGAAGGTGCCAAGGATCATGCAGCCGAGAATGAGTCAATTATTGTATTCTGA